The genomic window TCAATAATGCTGAGCGGCGACGTCAGGCAGAAACCTTAGTGACTAAGGTGCTCCAACGCATACCCACTCTGCCTGATCGAGGTGCCCAGCCTGATACCAATACAGCGTTGGGGCAGCTAGATTTTTGCCGCCAAACGGTGCCTGGTGCCGTATTGGTGGAACTGGGATTTCTCACTAATGCTGAAGACCGAACGCTGATTCAAAACCGCAGGCGAGACTACGCCCTAGGCTTAGCCGACGGCTTACAAACCCTGCTGGTGGGGACCAGTCCCAGTCCAGCCCCTCAAAATCCAACCCCTCAAACCCCGACTACTCCCCAAGCCCCAACCTCTACGCCTGGAGCGACGCAGCCTTACCCCGAGATCACAATCAGTCTTAACGGACGAATCTACGGTGAGAGAGGGGTAATTGCTTCGGGCAATGCTTACCTTCCAGTTGACCTAGTTGATCAGCTCAAGTTGGGTCTCTCGCAATCTAGCAATATCCGCCGCATTACCTATCGGGGCATTACTTATATGCGGGCGGTAGATTTGCGGGAATTTAATATTGCAGTGAGTTGGGATGCAACAACGAGAACCCTATCTTTGCGTTCACTCACTGGCCTCTGCCCCGGACAATTTGATCAGATCAATAGCAGTGGCGTGACCACTGAGGTTCAACTCAAGCTATTTCTAAAAAATAGCAATGACAAAGCGCTGGGACGCTACGATGAGCTGCCCAAGCTTTATCGCCAGGAAGCCTCAATTGAAGGCATTAATTACGATATTGCTTTTGCTCAAATGTGCGTTGAAACCGGCTTTCTCAAGTTTGAAGGCGATGTGAAGCCAGAACAAAATAACTTTGCTGGACTGGGAGGGGTGGGCAGTGGCGCGCAAACCGCTTCTTTCGAGACGCAGACCCTCGGCGTACGGGCCCACATTCAACATCTCAAAGCTTATGCCAACACCGCCCCTCTAGTGCAGGAGTTGGTGGATCCTCGCTTCGGATTTGTCACCCGCGGCATTGCACCACTTGTGGATCAGCTCAGTGGTCGCTGGGCGGCCGACCCCAACTACGGCACCAGGATCAAAGCCGTCCTGCGGCAACTTTATGAGTCAGCAGGCATCCTCTAGCCCCAAACCACATGCCCTCAGTTGCGTAGAAACTGGGGGTGAGGCTTGCCTTGTGTAATTTCTGTCACTATATTAGGATTCGTACGGTTCAGGGTTGCGCTCCTCATACCTGACTTTTGGCGCCAAACCGCCAACTGAGCATCTTCCAGGGGTGGCTTGCAAGTTTTTGAGAGACAAATGGTGTTGGGTGACCAGAGTTGGCTCTGGTTATCTCGGCTAGGTTGCTGTTGAGCAAGCTGTGAGCAATTGGCAGTTTTATTGCTGAGTTCTGATGCCTCAGTTGCAGCTGACTCGAAGCTTTCGAGTGGTTGTCAGTTGAAATTTTGGAGGTGCCACGAATTGAGCCAGTAGCGCAGCTCATTGTTGCTAATGATACTAAAGCCTGACAATTGCTACCCTAACCTGGTAAGGGAAATTTGACTGTTCCCTATGGAATCTTTGAATGATGGAATTTGCTGCCTACATTACTTAGGTTAGTCTCGCTTGGTCTAATTCAACTTTCAACAGTCTTACAGTAGGAAAAACGAACCAGCGACTCAAAAGTTCTTCACTGCCAAACAGTTGAGCCGGCTAGCTGCTATGGCCATCAGTAGCGGCAATTGGCCAGCGCGCCAGCAACTTTGAACGCAGCTTAAAATTCCTTTACTTTAAAGCTTGAGTGACAAACTCAGTGCGAATCCGGATTTGGCTTGAACCTAGAGAATTAGAATCGTAAATCGCCATAAACTCGTTGCTCCCCAGCCGGCAAAAGAGTTCCAGAAGTCTATCACTTCGGAGCATCCAAAACTGCCCTTTTAGAAAGCACAGATCGCTTTGACAAGCAAGGTTGTTCTCAGAGGTTGACGTGAGCATCACGAGCAAGATCCGAACTG from Leptolyngbya sp. FACHB-261 includes these protein-coding regions:
- a CDS encoding N-acetylmuramoyl-L-alanine amidase, which codes for MAQIFISAGHGGLENGRRDPGFIVAGLVEADILIQIRDLLAEQLRERKLPFQSVPDNLSQAQSIAWINARGNREDIALEIHLDSFANTMARGITAYYIVNNAERRRQAETLVTKVLQRIPTLPDRGAQPDTNTALGQLDFCRQTVPGAVLVELGFLTNAEDRTLIQNRRRDYALGLADGLQTLLVGTSPSPAPQNPTPQTPTTPQAPTSTPGATQPYPEITISLNGRIYGERGVIASGNAYLPVDLVDQLKLGLSQSSNIRRITYRGITYMRAVDLREFNIAVSWDATTRTLSLRSLTGLCPGQFDQINSSGVTTEVQLKLFLKNSNDKALGRYDELPKLYRQEASIEGINYDIAFAQMCVETGFLKFEGDVKPEQNNFAGLGGVGSGAQTASFETQTLGVRAHIQHLKAYANTAPLVQELVDPRFGFVTRGIAPLVDQLSGRWAADPNYGTRIKAVLRQLYESAGIL